One part of the Desulfobulbaceae bacterium genome encodes these proteins:
- the hemC gene encoding hydroxymethylbilane synthase → MMQKHIKIGTRKSLLALAQSTGIKAEIEAYHTDVKVDLVKLLTKGDKILDVPLAKVGGKGLFVKELEDAMLNHDADIAVHSMKDVPAELPEGLHIGIITKRQDPRDAFISNNYKTLAELPQGAKVGTSSLRRRSQLAVMRPDLVIEDLRGNLDTRLKKLDEGQYDAIILAAAGLNRLKLDRASSYFEPTEMLPAVGQGAVGIELRTADKELLEGLMFLDHRDTTVAVTAERAFLLRLEGGCQVPIAGFCQVNGDEITLTGLVASIDGKEIIKKTSTGAADQAVAIGRALAEEILDLGGRAILEEVYQSEIA, encoded by the coding sequence ATTATGCAGAAGCACATCAAAATTGGCACCCGAAAGAGCCTTTTGGCACTTGCCCAAAGTACTGGAATTAAAGCTGAAATAGAAGCGTACCATACTGATGTTAAAGTGGACCTCGTAAAGCTTTTAACTAAAGGAGACAAAATACTTGATGTGCCGCTTGCCAAGGTCGGAGGTAAGGGACTCTTTGTTAAAGAGCTTGAAGACGCCATGTTGAACCATGATGCCGATATTGCGGTTCATTCTATGAAAGATGTTCCGGCTGAACTGCCAGAAGGGCTTCATATCGGTATTATCACTAAGCGTCAGGATCCACGTGATGCCTTTATATCCAATAACTATAAAACATTGGCGGAACTGCCCCAGGGTGCAAAGGTTGGTACCAGCAGTTTGAGACGACGGTCTCAGCTGGCGGTTATGCGGCCTGATTTAGTTATCGAAGATCTGCGCGGCAACCTTGATACCCGTCTTAAAAAACTTGATGAAGGTCAGTATGATGCCATTATTCTGGCTGCCGCCGGCTTGAACCGATTAAAGCTTGATCGGGCAAGCAGTTATTTTGAGCCAACAGAGATGCTTCCCGCGGTCGGCCAGGGCGCTGTTGGTATTGAGCTTCGTACTGCCGATAAAGAGCTTCTTGAAGGCCTTATGTTTCTGGATCATAGGGACACTACTGTTGCTGTGACTGCCGAACGCGCATTCTTGTTGAGGCTTGAAGGTGGCTGTCAGGTGCCAATAGCTGGTTTCTGTCAGGTGAATGGCGATGAAATTACCTTGACTGGCCTTGTAGCTTCGATTGACGGTAAAGAGATTATTAAGAAAACCTCAACGGGTGCAGCTGACCAAGCTGTAGCCATTGGGCGTGCGCTCGCTGAAGAAATTCTTGATCTTGGCGGTCGCGCCATTTTGGAAGAAGTGTATCAATCAGAAATTGCCTAA
- the cobA gene encoding uroporphyrinogen-III C-methyltransferase yields the protein MKEKKSKTGKVYLVGAGPGDPGLITVKGKALLEKAEVVVYDYLANKKFLKHVPADAEFIYVGKKGGGIHAQTQEEINQILVDKAKEGKRIVRLKGGDPFIFGRGGEEIEEIYKAGIPFEIVPGVTAATAAATYAGIPITHRDYTATVAFVTGHEAPDKKDSNIDWEKIATGIGTIVFYMGIKNLPNIVDRLVHFGRDPKTPVAVIRWASTPEHRTVTGTLETIKEVVEKAGILPPAVIVVGEVVSLREKMNWFEHKPLLGKRIMVTRTREQASELVASLEELGADCIEFATISLAPPPSWDALDTAFGSIDSYDWLLFTSLNAIQYFFGRLISQGLDSRALHGIKIAAVGSATSNELQKYGLRADLLPDSEYTGKGLAEALIKLGEGGKRFLLPRALKASEVLPDTLREAGGHVDIAPVYQNVRPLGHEEELRQYFLDHSVDMVTYTSSSTFTNFMFMLNPKDDMELRELLGGVDIASIGPITGNVITDRGVQVDVQPLDSYTIENLVEHIVGYYSKQG from the coding sequence ATGAAAGAGAAAAAGAGTAAGACCGGAAAGGTGTATCTGGTGGGCGCAGGTCCTGGTGATCCAGGCTTGATTACCGTAAAGGGTAAAGCACTTTTAGAAAAGGCTGAGGTTGTTGTTTATGACTATCTTGCTAATAAAAAATTCTTAAAACATGTTCCTGCCGATGCTGAGTTTATCTATGTGGGCAAAAAGGGTGGTGGCATTCACGCCCAGACTCAGGAAGAGATTAACCAGATACTTGTTGATAAGGCTAAAGAAGGGAAGAGAATTGTCCGTCTTAAAGGTGGAGATCCGTTTATCTTTGGTCGTGGCGGTGAAGAGATTGAGGAGATTTACAAGGCGGGAATACCCTTTGAAATTGTGCCGGGGGTGACTGCTGCAACGGCTGCGGCAACCTATGCCGGGATCCCTATTACCCACCGGGATTATACAGCCACTGTTGCCTTTGTGACCGGGCATGAAGCTCCGGATAAAAAAGATAGTAATATCGACTGGGAGAAAATTGCCACTGGTATCGGTACCATAGTTTTTTACATGGGCATAAAAAATCTGCCCAATATTGTTGATAGGCTCGTGCATTTTGGGCGTGATCCAAAAACTCCAGTTGCCGTAATTCGCTGGGCGTCTACCCCTGAGCATCGGACGGTGACTGGTACCCTGGAAACTATAAAAGAGGTGGTTGAAAAGGCTGGAATCTTGCCACCGGCTGTTATTGTTGTCGGCGAAGTTGTCAGCTTGCGGGAGAAAATGAACTGGTTTGAGCATAAGCCGTTACTGGGCAAGCGGATAATGGTTACTCGTACCCGCGAACAGGCCAGCGAACTGGTTGCCTCACTTGAAGAACTCGGTGCTGACTGTATCGAGTTTGCAACCATCTCCCTGGCTCCCCCCCCGTCCTGGGATGCTCTTGATACCGCTTTTGGTTCAATCGACAGCTACGACTGGCTGTTATTTACAAGTTTAAATGCTATTCAATATTTCTTTGGGCGGCTTATCTCTCAAGGGCTCGATTCCAGGGCTTTACACGGGATAAAAATTGCGGCGGTTGGCAGTGCAACGAGTAACGAGCTGCAAAAATATGGGCTTCGCGCCGATCTTCTGCCTGACAGTGAATATACCGGTAAGGGACTTGCTGAGGCATTGATTAAACTAGGTGAGGGCGGCAAACGGTTTTTGTTGCCCAGGGCCTTAAAGGCCAGTGAGGTCTTGCCTGACACCTTGCGTGAGGCGGGAGGTCATGTCGATATCGCCCCAGTCTACCAGAATGTCCGTCCTCTGGGTCATGAGGAAGAGCTTCGCCAGTATTTTCTTGATCATAGTGTTGATATGGTCACCTACACCAGTTCATCGACATTCACTAATTTCATGTTTATGCTGAACCCGAAAGATGATATGGAGTTACGAGAACTGCTCGGCGGGGTTGATATCGCCTCGATTGGCCCTATCACCGGAAATGTTATTACTGATAGAGGTGTTCAGGTAGACGTTCAGCCACTAGACTCGTATACAATTGAAAATCTTGTCGAACATATTGTTGGGTATTATTCAAAGCAGGGGTAA
- the nadC gene encoding carboxylating nicotinate-nucleotide diphosphorylase: MNQFTIRRALEHFLLEDLGNGDVTSEAIFSAKQTATAVFIAKESLLTAGIASFACDVFKLVNPAITLEPVPDGRKVSKGDTILTANGPVLDLLKAERVALNLTQRLCGIATLTSEFVEQVALLPVKIVDTRKTTPGLRLFEKYAVRVGGGYNHRFNLSDGILIKDNHIAAAGSITKAINRVRNNAPHTIRIEVEAETVAQVEECLECTVDAILLDNMDCETMRKAVSINKGRVLLEASGGMNLENVRKVAETGVNLISVGALTHSATACDISMRMV; this comes from the coding sequence ATGAACCAATTTACAATTCGGCGAGCCCTTGAGCATTTTTTACTGGAAGATCTTGGCAATGGAGATGTGACCAGCGAGGCTATCTTCAGTGCCAAGCAGACTGCTACAGCTGTATTTATTGCCAAAGAATCGTTACTCACGGCTGGGATTGCATCCTTTGCCTGCGATGTCTTCAAACTTGTAAACCCTGCTATTACCCTAGAACCGGTCCCTGACGGTCGGAAAGTTTCGAAAGGTGATACAATTCTTACTGCCAACGGGCCGGTTTTAGATCTACTCAAAGCCGAACGAGTAGCCTTAAACCTGACCCAGCGACTTTGCGGTATCGCCACCCTAACCTCCGAGTTTGTTGAACAGGTTGCCTTACTTCCGGTAAAAATCGTCGATACACGAAAGACAACACCAGGCCTGCGACTCTTTGAGAAATATGCGGTTCGGGTTGGAGGCGGATACAACCACCGCTTCAACTTAAGCGACGGGATACTTATCAAAGACAATCATATTGCCGCGGCAGGTTCAATCACCAAGGCGATAAATCGAGTTCGTAACAATGCTCCGCACACTATACGTATTGAAGTTGAGGCTGAAACCGTTGCTCAGGTTGAAGAGTGCCTTGAATGCACTGTTGATGCGATACTTCTCGACAATATGGACTGCGAAACCATGCGCAAGGCGGTTTCAATCAACAAAGGAAGGGTTCTGCTGGAGGCATCAGGTGGCATGAATCTCGAAAATGTACGAAAGGTTGCTGAGACTGGCGTCAACCTGATTTCAGTTGGCGCTTTGACCCACTCAGCCACGGCCTGTGATATCAGCATGAGAATGGTGTGA